In one window of Microbacterium dextranolyticum DNA:
- a CDS encoding Rv2175c family DNA-binding protein, producing the protein MTDASAPSYATDWLAMPDLVEALGEPLGRVRRLIDERHLIGSTRTGVFAVPSVFLVDGAPLSSLRGTVNVLQDAGFSADEVIDWLLEEEESIGVAPIEALLRGRKSEVRRVAQTLA; encoded by the coding sequence GTGACCGATGCCTCCGCCCCTTCGTACGCCACCGACTGGCTCGCCATGCCCGATCTGGTCGAGGCGCTCGGTGAGCCGCTCGGCCGGGTCCGCCGTCTCATCGATGAGCGTCACCTCATCGGATCGACGCGCACCGGTGTCTTCGCCGTCCCCTCCGTCTTCCTCGTCGACGGCGCGCCGCTGTCGTCGCTGCGCGGCACCGTGAACGTGCTGCAGGATGCCGGGTTCTCCGCCGACGAGGTCATCGACTGGCTCCTGGAAGAAGAGGAGTCGATCGGCGTCGCCCCGATCGAGGCGCTCCTCCGGGGCCGCAAGAGCGAAGTGCGGCGCGTCGCGCAGACGCTCGCCTGA
- a CDS encoding AMP-dependent synthetase/ligase, with protein MSAAQFDIPAIVPADPSANIADLLVDRVRATPSLALFAVPDGAGWRDITAAEFERDVIALAKGFVAAGIEPGDKVAFVARTTYEWTLVDFALFFAGAVMVPVYETSSASQIGWILSDSGAIAVIAESEEHAARVEEIRSEVPLVRDVWTMASGALDSLRAQGTGVTDAEIERRRSLAVGSDIATLIYTSGSTGRPKGCVLTHSNFVELARNSARALEEVVNTPGASTLLFITTAHVFARFISILDVHAGVKTGHQPDTKQLLPALGSFQPTFLLAVPRVFEKVYNSAEQKAEAGGKGKIFRAAARTAIEHSTLLQEGARVPLGTRIKFALFDRLVYSKLRAAMGGRVTYAVSGSAPLGPRLGHFFHSLGVTILEGYGLTETTAPATVNQASKAKIGTVGPVLPGVGVRLADDGEIEVRGINVFKEYWRNPEATAAAFDGEWFRTGDIGSFDDEGFLTITGRKKEIIVTAGGKNVAPAALEDPIRANPIVGQVVVVGDQRPFISALITLDPEMLPAWLANNSLPGDMSLADAARNPAVRAEVQRAVDIANKGVSRAESIRKFTILDTEWTEASGHLTPKMSIKRGVILDDFADAIEEIYTVPVNTTNVSLG; from the coding sequence ATGAGCGCCGCACAGTTCGACATTCCCGCCATCGTCCCCGCCGACCCGTCCGCGAACATCGCCGATCTGCTGGTCGACCGCGTCCGAGCCACCCCGTCGCTCGCCCTGTTCGCCGTCCCCGACGGCGCCGGCTGGCGCGATATCACCGCCGCCGAGTTCGAACGCGACGTCATCGCCCTGGCGAAGGGGTTCGTCGCCGCCGGCATCGAGCCCGGTGACAAGGTCGCCTTCGTCGCGCGCACCACCTACGAGTGGACCCTCGTCGATTTCGCCCTGTTCTTCGCCGGAGCGGTCATGGTTCCCGTCTACGAGACGAGTTCGGCGTCGCAGATCGGGTGGATCCTCTCCGACTCGGGCGCGATCGCCGTCATCGCCGAGTCGGAGGAGCACGCCGCGCGGGTCGAGGAGATCCGCTCGGAGGTCCCCCTCGTCCGCGATGTCTGGACCATGGCATCCGGCGCGCTGGACTCGCTGCGCGCGCAGGGCACGGGCGTCACGGACGCCGAGATCGAGCGCCGCCGCTCGCTCGCCGTCGGATCCGACATCGCGACCCTGATCTACACCTCGGGATCGACGGGCCGCCCCAAGGGCTGTGTGCTCACCCACAGCAACTTCGTGGAGCTCGCCCGCAACTCGGCGCGTGCGCTCGAAGAGGTCGTCAACACGCCGGGCGCGTCCACGCTGCTGTTCATCACCACAGCGCACGTCTTCGCCCGCTTCATCTCGATCCTCGACGTGCATGCGGGCGTGAAGACCGGGCATCAGCCCGACACCAAGCAGCTGCTGCCCGCGCTCGGCTCGTTCCAGCCGACGTTCCTGCTCGCGGTCCCGCGCGTGTTCGAGAAGGTCTACAACTCCGCCGAGCAGAAGGCCGAGGCCGGGGGCAAGGGCAAGATCTTCCGCGCGGCCGCACGCACCGCGATCGAGCACTCCACACTGCTCCAGGAGGGCGCGCGGGTGCCGCTCGGCACGAGAATCAAGTTCGCCCTGTTCGACCGGCTGGTCTACAGCAAGCTGCGCGCCGCCATGGGCGGACGCGTCACCTATGCCGTGTCGGGCTCGGCGCCGCTGGGCCCACGACTGGGCCATTTCTTCCACAGCCTCGGTGTGACGATCCTCGAAGGCTACGGCCTCACCGAGACGACCGCCCCGGCCACGGTGAACCAGGCTTCGAAGGCGAAGATCGGCACGGTCGGGCCGGTGCTTCCGGGCGTCGGCGTCCGTCTCGCCGACGACGGCGAGATCGAGGTCCGCGGCATCAACGTGTTCAAGGAGTACTGGCGCAACCCCGAGGCGACCGCCGCCGCCTTCGACGGCGAGTGGTTCCGCACGGGGGACATCGGATCGTTCGACGACGAGGGGTTCCTCACCATCACGGGCCGCAAGAAAGAGATCATCGTGACGGCGGGCGGCAAGAACGTCGCCCCCGCCGCGCTCGAAGACCCCATCCGCGCCAATCCGATCGTCGGTCAGGTGGTCGTGGTCGGCGATCAGCGCCCGTTCATCTCGGCCCTCATCACTCTCGACCCCGAGATGTTGCCCGCCTGGCTCGCGAACAACTCGCTGCCCGGCGACATGTCGTTGGCGGATGCCGCGAGAAACCCCGCGGTGCGCGCCGAAGTCCAGCGCGCCGTCGACATCGCGAACAAGGGGGTCTCGCGCGCCGAGTCCATCCGCAAGTTCACCATCCTCGACACCGAATGGACGGAGGCGAGCGGGCACCTCACCCCGAAGATGAGCATCAAGCGGGGCGTCATCCTCGACGACTTCGCCGATGCCATCGAGGAGATCTACACGGTGCCGGTCAACACCACGAACGTCTCACTGGGCTGA
- the mraZ gene encoding division/cell wall cluster transcriptional repressor MraZ: MLLGTYTPKLDDKGRVILPAKFRTDLGDGVVVTRGQERCLYVFSTKEFERVYEKIREAPLTNKQARDFQRMFLAGASDEKPDSQSRITIPPHLRTYANLDRELIVTGVGAHAEIWDAEAWNTYAEGNEDVYSDMEQEVIPGLF; this comes from the coding sequence ATGCTGTTGGGCACCTACACCCCCAAGCTCGATGACAAGGGCCGAGTGATCCTTCCCGCGAAATTCCGCACCGATCTCGGTGACGGCGTCGTGGTGACCCGCGGGCAGGAGCGCTGCCTCTATGTGTTCAGCACCAAGGAGTTCGAGCGCGTCTACGAGAAGATCCGCGAGGCGCCCCTGACGAACAAGCAGGCGCGCGACTTCCAACGCATGTTCCTGGCCGGCGCCAGCGACGAGAAGCCCGACAGTCAGAGCCGGATCACCATCCCCCCGCATCTGCGCACTTACGCGAACCTCGACCGCGAACTGATCGTCACCGGTGTCGGCGCCCACGCCGAGATCTGGGATGCCGAGGCATGGAACACCTATGCCGAAGGCAACGAAGACGTCTACTCCGACATGGAGCAGGAGGTGATCCCGGGACTGTTCTGA
- a CDS encoding ROK family glucokinase produces the protein MRNVGIDIGGTKIAGGVVDADGTILERLRVPTPTDTAALAAAVGEMVLELASRHDIHAVGVAAAGFIDRTRSIMLHAPNIDWHDEPLRAEFEARIGRPVTLENDANAAGWGEYRFGAGRGSTDMVMITLGTGVGGAVVGDGTLLIGANGSAAELGHMRFVRGGRACGCGQSGCLEQYASGRALQRELGDIADAGGIGERLAAHRRPDGIVPGRDLAMLLAEGDAGALEAVRRVATALGEACGAFQAVLDPDVFVIGGGVAELGEVLLQPTRIAYDTSLPGFGDRPTARFAIAELGNDAGLVGVADLAGLRTV, from the coding sequence GTGCGTAACGTCGGCATCGACATCGGTGGGACGAAGATCGCCGGAGGCGTCGTCGACGCGGACGGGACCATTCTGGAACGCCTGCGCGTCCCCACCCCGACCGACACCGCGGCGCTCGCTGCCGCGGTCGGCGAGATGGTCCTCGAGCTGGCCTCCCGCCACGACATCCACGCCGTCGGTGTCGCCGCGGCCGGCTTCATCGACCGCACGCGCTCGATCATGCTCCACGCCCCCAACATCGACTGGCACGATGAGCCGCTGCGCGCCGAGTTCGAGGCGCGGATCGGCCGACCTGTGACCCTTGAGAACGACGCGAACGCCGCCGGGTGGGGCGAGTACCGCTTCGGCGCGGGTCGAGGCTCCACCGACATGGTCATGATCACCCTCGGCACCGGTGTCGGCGGAGCCGTCGTCGGCGACGGCACCCTGCTCATCGGCGCGAACGGCAGTGCGGCCGAACTCGGTCACATGCGCTTCGTCCGCGGCGGGCGCGCCTGCGGATGCGGTCAGAGCGGATGCCTCGAGCAGTACGCCTCGGGGCGTGCGCTGCAGCGCGAGCTCGGCGACATCGCCGATGCCGGCGGCATCGGCGAGCGACTCGCCGCCCATCGCCGGCCCGACGGCATCGTCCCGGGACGCGATCTCGCGATGCTCCTCGCCGAAGGCGATGCCGGTGCTCTCGAGGCCGTCCGTCGCGTCGCAACGGCTCTCGGCGAGGCCTGCGGCGCGTTCCAAGCCGTGCTCGACCCCGACGTGTTCGTCATCGGCGGCGGTGTCGCAGAGCTCGGCGAGGTGCTGCTGCAGCCCACCCGCATCGCGTACGACACGTCGCTGCCGGGCTTCGGCGACCGGCCGACGGCGCGGTTCGCGATCGCGGAGCTCGGCAACGACGCGGGCCTCGTCGGCGTCGCCGACCTCGCCGGCCTGCGGACGGTGTGA
- a CDS encoding DUF3040 domain-containing protein — protein sequence MPLSEQEQRLLDEMERHLMNKDADVVSAPREGQTLSYRNIVYGTVLVLLGLGGLIAGVSSNLVVVGVIAFVVMVAGVVLAATPAKGVASSLSDGAAAPAGAGPARKASGSSSSSFMDRMNDRWDRRQGDR from the coding sequence ATGCCGCTCTCAGAACAGGAGCAGCGCCTGCTCGATGAGATGGAACGCCATCTCATGAACAAGGACGCCGACGTCGTGAGCGCCCCGCGTGAAGGGCAGACGCTCAGCTACCGCAACATCGTGTACGGCACGGTGCTCGTCCTTCTCGGCCTCGGTGGGCTGATCGCCGGCGTTTCCAGCAACCTCGTCGTCGTCGGCGTCATCGCGTTCGTCGTGATGGTCGCGGGTGTCGTTCTCGCTGCGACGCCGGCCAAGGGTGTCGCGTCCTCCCTGTCTGACGGGGCAGCGGCTCCCGCCGGTGCGGGACCGGCGCGCAAGGCCTCCGGATCGTCGTCGTCCTCTTTCATGGACCGCATGAACGACCGGTGGGACCGTCGGCAGGGCGACCGCTGA
- the def gene encoding peptide deformylase, whose amino-acid sequence MAVREIRLFGDPVLRAVCAPIDTVDDGTRALVQDLLDTVELPGRAGVAAPQIGVGVRAFSYNIDGDIGYVLNPVLAEVRGEPSPVGEGCLSVPGLWHDAIRYPWARVTGVDLDGNDIVLEGDGLLAQALQHETDHLDGMLYLSRLSPENRRAAMREVRESSWF is encoded by the coding sequence ATGGCGGTCCGTGAGATCCGCCTCTTCGGCGACCCCGTGCTGCGCGCCGTGTGCGCCCCGATCGACACGGTCGACGACGGCACGCGAGCGCTCGTCCAGGACCTCCTCGACACCGTCGAGCTGCCGGGCCGTGCCGGCGTCGCCGCACCCCAGATCGGCGTGGGCGTCCGTGCGTTCAGCTACAACATCGACGGCGACATCGGCTACGTCTTGAATCCCGTGCTCGCCGAGGTGCGCGGTGAGCCGTCGCCGGTGGGGGAGGGATGCCTGTCGGTACCCGGTCTGTGGCACGACGCCATCCGCTACCCATGGGCTCGTGTGACCGGCGTCGACCTCGACGGGAATGACATCGTGCTCGAAGGCGACGGTCTGCTCGCGCAGGCGCTGCAGCACGAGACCGATCACCTCGACGGTATGCTCTATCTCTCCCGGCTGAGTCCGGAGAACCGCCGCGCCGCGATGCGCGAGGTGCGCGAGAGCTCCTGGTTCTGA
- a CDS encoding polyprenyl synthetase family protein gives MTSPSDPIAAVSQRLASFVADETARWQGSGAETASFLTAAASAVDGGKRLRARFCLAGWEAVAHRTAPSAQPGADVIAAAAALEVFHAAALVHDDLIDNSDTRRGRPAAHRGLEAHHRGAGWAGDPVAFGRSGAILLGDLLVAWSDDLLEQGLTQAAHAAGAREVYALMRREVTVGQFLDIAEEAAFVTAPAADHAERALRVASLKSARYSVQHPLLLGARLAGADASQTAALSEFGHPLGLAFQLRDDVLGVFGDAAVTGKPSGDDLREGKRTVLIAYARERMTASAVVGFDALLGDTGLDDTQIADLQQTIIDTGALERVEQLIAGYTLEADAALQDAPLAATTIDTLRALARDATARTA, from the coding sequence GTGACCTCCCCCTCCGACCCGATCGCGGCAGTTTCCCAGCGTCTGGCAAGCTTCGTGGCAGATGAGACGGCCAGATGGCAGGGCTCGGGCGCAGAGACGGCATCCTTCCTGACCGCTGCGGCGTCGGCGGTGGATGGCGGCAAGCGCCTGCGCGCACGCTTCTGCCTCGCCGGTTGGGAGGCCGTCGCGCACCGGACGGCCCCGTCGGCACAGCCCGGGGCCGACGTCATCGCGGCGGCGGCGGCGCTCGAGGTCTTCCACGCCGCCGCACTGGTGCACGACGATCTGATCGACAACTCCGACACACGCCGCGGCCGACCCGCCGCCCACCGCGGACTCGAAGCCCACCACCGCGGCGCCGGGTGGGCCGGCGATCCGGTGGCATTCGGCCGCTCCGGAGCGATCCTGCTCGGTGATCTTCTCGTCGCGTGGAGCGACGATCTGCTGGAGCAGGGGCTCACGCAGGCCGCGCACGCCGCCGGAGCGCGCGAGGTCTACGCGCTGATGCGGCGCGAGGTCACGGTCGGCCAGTTCCTCGACATCGCCGAGGAAGCCGCATTCGTGACCGCTCCCGCGGCCGACCACGCGGAGCGCGCGTTGCGCGTGGCATCCCTGAAATCCGCCCGCTACTCGGTCCAGCACCCGCTGCTCCTCGGCGCTCGACTTGCCGGAGCGGACGCCTCGCAGACCGCGGCGCTGTCGGAGTTCGGCCATCCGCTGGGGCTGGCCTTCCAGCTGCGCGACGACGTGCTGGGCGTGTTCGGCGACGCCGCGGTGACCGGCAAGCCCTCCGGCGACGACCTGCGCGAGGGGAAACGGACCGTGCTGATCGCCTACGCGCGCGAGCGGATGACCGCGTCGGCCGTCGTCGGGTTCGACGCGCTCCTGGGCGACACCGGGCTCGACGACACGCAGATCGCCGACCTGCAGCAGACGATCATCGACACGGGCGCCCTCGAGCGCGTCGAGCAGCTGATCGCCGGCTACACCCTCGAAGCCGATGCCGCGTTGCAGGATGCCCCGCTCGCAGCGACCACGATCGACACCCTCCGCGCGCTCGCACGCGACGCGACGGCCCGCACGGCGTGA
- the pknB gene encoding Stk1 family PASTA domain-containing Ser/Thr kinase gives MSTSQQTDPLIGRLVDGRYRVRARIARGGMATVYVATDLRLERRVALKVMHSHLSDDTVFQGRFIQEARAAARLADPHVVNVFDQGQDGEMAYLVMEYLPGITLRDLLREQRRLSIPQTITIMDAVLSGLAAAHRAGIVHRDVKPENVLLAEDGRIKIGDFGLARATSANTATGQMLLGTIAYLAPELVTRGTADARSDIYALGIMLYEMLVGEQPYKGEQPMQIAYQHATDSVPRPSAKNPGVPESLDELVMWATERDPEERPADARAMLDRLREVEKELGVFPHVVRAPAPGIVAVDDGIDSGEVTKVMPGTFTAPIVTEATDNATLLRRRARARTRRGWWLIVLVLVLTGAAGGTGWWFGSGPGSLVAVPDVSGMSLDEAAGVLAGASLVASPGEDNSREVPTGQTIRTDPAIGERVAKDSPVTVIVSLGPATHEIRTLSGVDITQATRLLGDAYITPSGDPVRYFEDAASGTVTRAMITPPGGGDAVDCTEGCSALEGATVAFEVSAGPVPDVSGRSLDSARTALSAVDLNATTTEEYDDDIASGRVIRIAPTSDGARLQPGQTVTLVVSKGPAPIKVPDVTGQTVAAAMDALRKAGFEPGTALPEIVWSIFTVSSTSPAAGTMQLPGTKITVRSTG, from the coding sequence GTGAGCACGAGCCAGCAGACCGACCCGCTGATCGGCCGTCTGGTCGACGGTCGGTACCGCGTGCGTGCTCGCATCGCCCGCGGCGGCATGGCCACCGTCTACGTCGCCACCGACCTGCGACTCGAGCGCCGCGTCGCCCTGAAGGTGATGCACAGCCACCTCTCGGACGACACCGTGTTCCAGGGGCGCTTCATCCAAGAGGCCCGTGCCGCGGCGCGCCTGGCCGATCCCCACGTCGTGAACGTGTTCGACCAGGGGCAGGACGGCGAGATGGCGTATCTCGTCATGGAGTACCTGCCGGGCATCACGCTGCGCGACCTGCTGCGCGAGCAGCGCCGCCTGTCGATCCCGCAGACGATCACGATCATGGATGCCGTGCTCTCAGGCCTCGCCGCCGCGCACCGCGCCGGGATCGTCCATCGCGACGTGAAGCCCGAGAACGTCCTGCTCGCCGAAGACGGCCGCATCAAGATCGGCGACTTCGGCCTGGCCCGTGCGACGAGCGCCAACACGGCGACCGGGCAGATGCTGCTCGGCACGATCGCCTACCTCGCGCCCGAGCTCGTGACGCGCGGCACGGCGGATGCCCGCAGCGACATCTACGCGCTCGGCATCATGCTCTACGAGATGCTCGTCGGCGAGCAGCCTTACAAGGGCGAGCAGCCCATGCAGATCGCCTATCAGCACGCGACCGACTCGGTTCCCCGGCCGTCCGCGAAGAATCCGGGTGTTCCCGAGTCGCTCGACGAGCTCGTCATGTGGGCCACCGAACGCGACCCCGAGGAGCGTCCCGCCGACGCACGGGCGATGCTCGACCGGCTTCGAGAGGTCGAGAAGGAACTCGGGGTCTTCCCGCACGTCGTCCGCGCGCCCGCTCCCGGTATCGTCGCCGTCGACGACGGCATCGATTCGGGCGAGGTCACCAAGGTCATGCCGGGGACGTTCACGGCCCCCATCGTCACCGAGGCCACCGACAATGCCACCCTCTTACGGCGCCGCGCACGCGCGCGCACCCGGCGCGGCTGGTGGCTGATCGTGCTCGTGCTCGTGCTGACCGGTGCGGCCGGCGGCACGGGATGGTGGTTCGGATCGGGACCGGGATCGCTCGTCGCGGTTCCCGACGTGAGCGGCATGTCACTCGACGAAGCGGCAGGCGTCCTCGCCGGGGCCTCGCTCGTGGCATCCCCGGGCGAAGACAACAGCCGCGAGGTGCCGACCGGCCAGACGATCCGCACCGACCCGGCGATCGGCGAGCGGGTCGCCAAAGACAGTCCCGTCACCGTGATCGTCTCGCTCGGTCCGGCGACGCACGAGATCCGCACGCTCTCCGGCGTGGACATCACCCAGGCGACGCGGCTGCTGGGCGACGCGTACATCACACCGTCGGGCGACCCCGTCCGCTACTTCGAGGACGCGGCGTCGGGCACCGTCACCCGAGCGATGATCACACCGCCCGGTGGCGGGGACGCCGTCGACTGCACCGAAGGGTGCAGCGCGCTCGAAGGTGCGACCGTCGCGTTCGAGGTGTCGGCCGGACCGGTTCCCGACGTGTCCGGTCGCAGCCTCGACTCGGCGCGCACCGCACTCTCTGCGGTGGACCTGAACGCGACGACCACCGAGGAATACGACGACGACATCGCCAGCGGCCGTGTCATCCGCATCGCCCCGACCTCCGACGGGGCACGTCTGCAGCCGGGGCAGACCGTGACCCTCGTCGTCTCGAAGGGCCCGGCGCCCATCAAGGTGCCCGACGTCACGGGTCAGACCGTCGCCGCTGCGATGGACGCGCTGCGCAAGGCCGGCTTCGAGCCCGGGACGGCGCTGCCGGAGATCGTCTGGAGCATCTTCACGGTGTCGAGCACGAGCCCCGCAGCCGGCACGATGCAGCTCCCGGGTACGAAGATCACCGTCCGCTCCACCGGCTGA
- a CDS encoding class II 3-deoxy-7-phosphoheptulonate synthase yields the protein MPTLHADLDHWRSLPIKQQPVWTDLDSVAAVSDEIASLPPLVFAGEVDNLRDRLARAAAGQAFLLQGGDCAETFAGATAEQIRNRIKTVLQMAVVLTYGASMPVVKMGRMAGQFAKPRSSDTETRGDVTLPAYRGDIVNGYDFTEASRQPDPQRLLKGYHTAASTINLIRAFTQGGFADLREVHSWNKGFAQNPANQQYERLATEIDRAIKFMEAAGADFDELKRVEFYTGHEGLLMDYERPMTRIDSRTHTPYNTSAHFLWIGERTRELDGAHVDYFSKIRNPIGVKLGPTTSPETALELIDKLDPEREPGRLTFITRMGAGKIRDALPPLLQAVKDAGATPLWVTDPMHGNGITTPTGYKTRRFDDVVDEVRGFFEAHRAVGTFPGGIHVELTGDDVTECLGGSEHIDEATLATRYESLCDPRLNHKQSLELAFLVAEELEKR from the coding sequence ATGCCCACCCTGCACGCCGACTTGGATCACTGGCGCTCCCTCCCGATCAAGCAGCAGCCCGTCTGGACCGACCTCGACTCCGTTGCGGCCGTCTCGGACGAGATCGCGTCGCTGCCGCCGCTCGTTTTCGCGGGCGAGGTCGACAACCTGCGCGACCGTCTCGCCCGCGCCGCGGCCGGGCAGGCGTTCCTGCTGCAGGGCGGCGACTGTGCGGAGACGTTCGCGGGTGCGACGGCCGAACAGATCCGCAACCGCATCAAGACGGTGCTGCAGATGGCGGTCGTGCTCACGTACGGCGCGTCGATGCCGGTCGTGAAGATGGGGCGGATGGCGGGCCAGTTCGCCAAGCCCCGCTCGAGCGACACCGAGACGCGCGGCGACGTGACGCTGCCGGCGTACCGCGGCGACATCGTCAACGGCTACGACTTCACCGAGGCCTCGCGTCAGCCCGACCCGCAGCGTCTGCTGAAGGGTTACCACACGGCGGCATCGACCATCAACCTGATCCGCGCCTTCACGCAGGGCGGCTTCGCGGACCTCCGCGAGGTGCACAGCTGGAACAAGGGCTTCGCGCAGAACCCCGCCAACCAGCAGTACGAGCGCCTCGCGACCGAGATCGACCGGGCCATCAAGTTCATGGAGGCCGCGGGCGCCGACTTCGACGAGCTCAAGCGCGTCGAGTTCTACACGGGCCACGAGGGTCTGCTCATGGACTACGAGCGCCCGATGACGCGCATCGACTCGCGCACCCACACGCCCTACAACACGTCGGCGCACTTCCTGTGGATCGGGGAGCGCACGCGTGAGCTCGACGGTGCGCACGTCGACTACTTCTCGAAGATCCGGAACCCCATCGGGGTGAAGCTCGGTCCGACGACGTCTCCCGAGACGGCGCTCGAGCTGATCGACAAGCTCGACCCCGAGCGCGAGCCCGGTCGCCTCACGTTCATCACCCGCATGGGCGCCGGAAAGATCCGCGACGCGCTGCCGCCGCTGCTGCAGGCCGTGAAGGATGCCGGCGCGACGCCGCTGTGGGTCACCGACCCCATGCACGGCAACGGCATCACGACGCCGACCGGGTACAAGACGCGCCGCTTCGACGACGTGGTCGACGAGGTACGCGGCTTCTTCGAGGCGCACCGCGCCGTGGGCACCTTCCCGGGTGGCATCCATGTCGAGCTCACCGGCGACGACGTCACCGAGTGCCTGGGCGGCTCGGAGCACATCGACGAGGCGACCCTCGCGACCCGTTACGAGAGCCTCTGCGACCCGCGCCTGAACCACAAGCAGTCGCTCGAGCTGGCCTTCCTGGTGGCCGAGGAGCTCGAGAAGCGCTGA
- a CDS encoding lysophospholipid acyltransferase family protein gives MFYWVMKYIVIGPIVKAIFRPWIVGRANVPASGAAILASNHLSVSDSIFLPLMIDRPMSFLAKSDYFTGTGLSGWSTRMFMKATGQIPIDRTGGKASEASLNTGLQVLGRGDLLGIYPEGTRSPDGKLYRGRTGLARMALEARVPVVPVVMVDTGEVMPIGRTIPRIGRVGMVIGEPLDFSRFHGMESDRYVLRSVTDEIMVALQRLGEQKYEDVYASTVKDRRPA, from the coding sequence GTGTTCTACTGGGTCATGAAGTACATCGTGATCGGACCGATCGTCAAGGCGATCTTCCGACCATGGATCGTGGGTCGGGCGAACGTCCCGGCATCCGGTGCGGCGATCCTCGCGTCGAACCATCTGTCGGTCAGTGACTCGATCTTCCTGCCCCTCATGATCGACCGGCCGATGAGCTTTCTCGCGAAGAGCGACTACTTCACCGGGACCGGTCTGTCGGGCTGGTCCACGCGCATGTTCATGAAGGCGACCGGCCAGATCCCCATCGACCGCACCGGCGGCAAGGCGTCCGAGGCGTCTCTCAACACAGGACTGCAGGTGCTCGGTCGCGGCGACCTGCTCGGCATCTATCCCGAAGGCACGCGCAGCCCCGACGGCAAGCTGTACCGGGGGCGCACGGGCCTGGCGCGGATGGCGCTCGAGGCGCGCGTTCCGGTCGTGCCGGTCGTGATGGTCGACACCGGCGAGGTCATGCCGATCGGCCGGACGATCCCGCGGATCGGACGTGTCGGGATGGTGATCGGCGAGCCGCTCGACTTCTCGCGCTTCCACGGCATGGAGTCCGACCGCTACGTGCTGCGGTCGGTGACCGACGAGATCATGGTCGCGCTGCAGCGGCTGGGTGAGCAGAAGTACGAGGATGTCTACGCCTCGACGGTCAAGGATCGCCGCCCCGCGTGA
- the rsmH gene encoding 16S rRNA (cytosine(1402)-N(4))-methyltransferase RsmH, whose amino-acid sequence MTHADIHTPVLLDRCVELLAPALSRPGAVLVDATEGMGGHSEALLTRFPDIRLIGLDRDTDALRIAGERLAPFGDRVTLVHTVYDGIAQAVASAGVSRIDGVLFDLGVSSLQLDEAERGFAYAQDAPLDMRMDQTSGATAADIVATYGEGDLRRIFERYGEEKLAGRYARAIIAARAEAPIERSGQLVDILIAATPVAVQREGRGHPAKRVFQALRIEVNAELAVLERAVPAALNLLRVGGRIVVMSYQSLEDRLVKRVFADASSSTAPAGLPVELPEHAPRFRLLVRGAELASEDERARNPRATPVRLRAAERVAEAV is encoded by the coding sequence ATGACTCACGCCGACATCCACACTCCTGTTCTGCTCGATCGCTGCGTCGAACTGCTCGCTCCCGCCCTCTCGCGGCCGGGTGCGGTCCTCGTCGACGCGACCGAGGGCATGGGCGGGCACTCCGAAGCACTTCTGACGCGCTTCCCGGACATCCGTCTGATCGGCCTCGACCGCGACACCGACGCCTTGCGCATCGCGGGGGAGAGGCTCGCCCCGTTCGGCGACCGCGTCACCCTGGTGCACACCGTCTACGACGGGATCGCACAGGCCGTGGCCTCCGCAGGCGTCTCGCGCATCGACGGCGTCCTCTTCGATCTCGGCGTCTCGTCACTGCAGCTCGACGAGGCCGAGCGCGGCTTCGCCTACGCGCAGGACGCGCCCCTGGACATGCGCATGGACCAGACCTCCGGCGCGACGGCGGCCGATATCGTCGCGACCTACGGCGAAGGAGACCTGCGCCGCATCTTCGAGCGCTACGGCGAAGAGAAGCTCGCCGGTCGATACGCCCGCGCGATCATCGCGGCGCGTGCCGAGGCCCCGATCGAGCGATCGGGTCAGCTCGTCGACATCCTGATCGCCGCGACCCCGGTCGCCGTGCAGCGCGAGGGGCGCGGCCACCCCGCGAAGCGCGTGTTCCAGGCGCTGCGCATCGAGGTGAACGCCGAGCTCGCGGTTCTCGAGCGGGCGGTGCCCGCCGCTCTAAACCTGCTGCGGGTGGGCGGACGCATCGTGGTCATGAGCTATCAGTCGCTGGAGGACCGTCTGGTCAAGCGCGTCTTCGCCGACGCCTCCTCCTCGACCGCACCGGCGGGTCTTCCCGTCGAGCTCCCGGAGCACGCCCCGCGCTTCCGGCTTCTGGTCAGGGGCGCGGAACTGGCATCCGAGGACGAACGTGCACGCAACCCGCGTGCGACACCCGTGCGGCTGCGTGCTGCCGAGAGAGTGGCGGAGGCGGTATGA